Proteins from a single region of Corynebacterium casei LMG S-19264:
- a CDS encoding VWA domain-containing protein, whose product MTHPIGPRGRKRSRYGRYSGGPDPLAPPVDLTDALRDIANDIMAGYSPEQALREYLRRGAQGQDGFDELARKAAQRRKELLERNNLGGTLQEVKALLDDALRLERAQLARDIDLDDTDRAFREMQLENLPESTPAAVSELNNYDWQSTDAREKFERIRDLLGREMLDQQFAGMKQALEGATEEDKAAVAEMLRDLNELLSKHREGIDTPADFANFMAKHGEQFPENPRDINELIDILSQRSAAAQRMLNSMSEEQRNVLMQLSSQAFGSQELQALMGELTGNLRGLRPDLDWSGSEEFTGEEGMGLGDGTGAMQNLTELDRLAEQLRHDHTDLDLDALRRQLGDDAAVSAELLDKIDRAMRESGMLRRSADGSLKLSPQAMRRLGKALLDDATEQLSPRSVSRDSRLSGASGEQTGATRPYEYGDTQPWDVTRTITNAIQRTAGTDEPVKLTPNDIEVVETEQRTQNAVALLVDTSYSMAAEGRWVPMKQTALALHHLISTRFRGDELALITFGRTAMTTDIEELTALPPVQEQGTNLHHALLLAERFFARHPSMQPTLLVVTDGEPTAYLQPDGHAWFNWPTDQHTMFSTVTQLDKVTKRGTRTTFFRLGHNDGLQHFLNQLADRIGGKVVAPDLDGLGAAVVDEYLNYRF is encoded by the coding sequence ATGACTCATCCGATTGGCCCGCGCGGCAGGAAGCGGAGCCGCTATGGCCGCTATTCTGGTGGCCCGGATCCGCTTGCCCCGCCGGTGGATCTGACTGATGCTTTGCGCGATATTGCCAATGACATCATGGCTGGATATTCGCCTGAGCAGGCATTGCGGGAGTACCTTCGACGCGGCGCTCAGGGCCAGGATGGTTTTGATGAGCTGGCGCGCAAGGCCGCGCAGCGCCGTAAAGAGTTGTTGGAGCGTAACAATCTCGGCGGCACGTTGCAGGAGGTTAAAGCACTGCTTGACGATGCCCTCCGGTTGGAGCGCGCGCAGCTCGCCCGCGATATTGATTTAGATGACACGGACCGTGCCTTCCGGGAGATGCAGTTAGAAAACCTTCCGGAATCCACCCCGGCTGCGGTTTCTGAGCTCAATAACTATGACTGGCAGTCCACGGATGCCCGCGAGAAGTTTGAGCGCATCCGTGACTTGTTGGGCCGGGAAATGCTGGACCAGCAGTTCGCTGGCATGAAGCAGGCGCTTGAAGGTGCTACTGAGGAAGATAAGGCAGCCGTTGCGGAAATGCTGCGTGACCTCAATGAACTACTGAGCAAGCACCGCGAAGGCATTGATACCCCTGCTGATTTTGCCAATTTTATGGCTAAACATGGCGAGCAGTTCCCGGAGAACCCGCGCGATATTAACGAGCTTATCGATATTCTCTCCCAGCGTTCTGCTGCCGCTCAGCGCATGCTGAATTCCATGTCTGAGGAGCAGCGCAATGTGTTGATGCAGCTTTCTTCACAGGCTTTCGGCTCCCAAGAACTTCAGGCACTCATGGGTGAACTCACGGGTAATCTGCGTGGGCTTCGTCCCGATCTGGATTGGTCTGGTTCTGAAGAATTCACTGGTGAAGAAGGCATGGGTTTGGGTGATGGCACTGGTGCCATGCAGAATTTGACGGAGCTTGACCGTCTGGCAGAACAACTTCGCCATGACCATACTGACTTGGATCTGGATGCGCTGCGCCGCCAGCTCGGTGATGACGCTGCGGTTTCTGCAGAGCTACTGGATAAGATTGACCGCGCGATGCGCGAGAGCGGCATGCTGCGACGCTCTGCTGATGGTTCTTTGAAACTTAGCCCGCAGGCCATGCGGCGATTGGGCAAGGCATTGTTGGACGATGCAACGGAGCAGCTATCCCCTCGCTCGGTTTCACGCGATTCCAGGTTGTCCGGCGCCAGCGGTGAGCAAACCGGTGCAACGCGTCCTTATGAATACGGCGATACCCAGCCGTGGGATGTCACACGCACCATCACTAACGCCATCCAAAGAACCGCCGGCACGGATGAGCCTGTCAAGCTCACGCCTAATGACATTGAGGTTGTGGAAACTGAGCAGCGCACCCAGAATGCTGTCGCGTTGTTGGTGGACACAAGCTATTCGATGGCCGCGGAAGGCCGCTGGGTTCCCATGAAGCAAACGGCTTTGGCGTTGCATCATCTGATCAGCACGCGTTTTCGCGGTGACGAATTGGCGCTGATCACCTTCGGCCGCACCGCCATGACCACGGATATTGAAGAGCTCACGGCACTGCCGCCGGTGCAGGAACAAGGCACGAACCTCCATCACGCGCTGCTGTTGGCTGAGCGTTTCTTCGCACGTCATCCTTCGATGCAGCCCACGCTCTTGGTGGTGACCGATGGTGAGCCCACCGCCTATTTGCAGCCCGATGGTCATGCGTGGTTTAACTGGCCTACGGACCAGCACACGATGTTCTCCACTGTTACGCAGCTGGACAAGGTAACCAAGCGCGGCACCCGCACCACCTTCTTCCGGCTGGGCCATAACGACGGTTTGCAGCATTTCCTCAATCAGCTAGCCGACCGGATTGGCGGCAAAGTGGTTGCACCGGACCTCGATGGGCTTGGTGCCGCTGTGGTGGATGAGTATCTCAACTACCGTTTCTAA